TTAACAATTACAAATGTATGAAATATACTATATAGTCATCGATCTTAGATTCGTATGGCAAAGCAACATCACTGGAATATAGTATATTAATACGATGATTCTGGATTACTAAGAATTATATTATTTTGGAATAAGGAACACCCATGTTGTAAGATGTCATTTGGGTCATGGAACACTAGGTTAACTTTAAATTTATTGGGTTGGCTTTTGTAGATCGTCGGTTACGGAGGCGCTAGCATCCCCGGCCTCCAGACTCGCTTTCATTCAGCGAGTGCTTTAATTATTCTATTTCGTGACGAGACCTTTAATTATTCTTTTGACAAGATAGGTTCTCTAGCTTTCAGGCCGTTTTTAGGTGTGGGACATAAAatagctggctttttttttttgaaaataggagggggagagaaaatctcacccgcgtagcagctcCCACTTGGCCTCCCTTCCACCAGGAAATATTCGATGCGGGTAGAAATTTTTGCACATACCCTCCTCGACCCGTGGGTCACCCCACGTGTGAGTATGTCATCCCAACATCACCTTAATGCCAGCTGAACTAGATAGCGTTCCCATCGAGCGTGTCCAGGCTGGAGGCATTCGGTCGCCaatatttaatcgacgcccacgTGTTTCGAACCTGGACCACACCGGTGAAAATAAAGCCCCATTCCAActgtgctaccaccttggtggcaataGCTAGTCTTTGTTGAAGGGCGAGGACAATGGAAATTGCATCCACATAGTATCTGGTTGGATTGTTTAATAAGGAATTTAGTCCCTATATTCTATCATAGTAAGGTTACTTGGTATAGATAAGTTGTTTCACTCCGGCAATCGGGGCTTAGTATCAGCTAATAACTAGGTCTTGGGGTCCTCCAATGAAGCAAGTGATCAATTCATAACTTAAAACTGTATCACACTACCTTTGTTTTCTAGatgttagttttttcttttttaaaatttatatgcaaagatatttttttaattttcataaATAAGAAATCAAAATATGCAACACTTATTCATGATCCATTCATATATCTTAAATTGATGACTCTTTTTAACTCGGTTTCGCATTACTTGAGCCCTACCCCTATGGCAAGGTGGTCAGCATTGGTGAGTGATCTTGGTCCCCGATTGATGTGTAAACTGCGACGATAAACTGCATGAACTCACTTGATTTAAATGCATATATAATAAGTCATGAATAAACTCTATTTGCTGTGCCACTTGCAATATAAGGACACCCAAAAATCCCTTGATAAGCACCTATGCTGAAGGAAAAACAACCTCCACACTAAAAGGCTAATGATGAGTTAAGTCAATAACCTTTTATAcattaatcaatttttttttctcatcagTATAATTATCTgggttcaagaaaaaaaaagagaaggcaaGACTAAAAATACAAAACAATGAAAATACGATAACATAATGAAATTTTATGACCTACTTTGGTGATCAAATAAATGGTCAAATATACTAGTGCCATTCCCTCTGAAATAGAAGGAATGGATTTATAACAGGGAAGGCAAATAAAAACAACAaggcaagaggaggaagagggatgGAACAAAGGAAGCGGCGAAAGTGTCAAGAAACCAAAACAgacaaatttaagaaaaaaaaggcaatTCAACTATGTCTTCAAGAAAGGCAACCAGATTTGCTGATTTCCTTGAGAAAGTTTCTATCCTTCGACTTGTTCAATGAGTAATCTTGGTGACTCTGCAAGCTTGAATGGATGCATATCTTTTGAACAAAGTTTTTCCACTACCCAAAAAGAATCCAAGATCTATAAGCTAAGATGGTTGACCAGAACTCCAGGGATATAGCTCATGGCTGACAAATGCATGACCTGTATAGATTGGGTCATGCCAGGCTTGAGCCGGGTCAGAGTTGTCCACCCACTAAAGCAGCCTTCTGGCCTGTCGACTGGGCCAGCCCTTGTCATGCCCAAAAGACTTCCCCAGGCCCAACCTACCGGGCCTGCGTAGTTTCCACGCGCGGCACATAAAAAACcaataagggctcgtttggttcgcgggaagcattttccttcctaggaatatgattcctgggaaacaaattcctaggaagaggatgcctaggaaagtacttttggcatgtttggttgaccatgggaaagtgacaaatttccaagatgcttatgtttggttggccatccactttcctaggaaagttatatataattcctattatgcccttaataaaaattaggtttttaatgcctctttaatgcttctttaatgctgaagggactttttgggaaaaaagtaaaaatggagtgattcccgcctaatgggaaagtaactttcccatgtttctcatgggaaagactttccaatgaaatgtgggaatcacattcccatgggaatacaacttttccttctctctcctttgaaaactccaaccaaacaagaggcatctcattactttcccgttgaccacactttccccccttctattcccccgaaccaaacgagccctaaagggTGCGCTGCCGAAATTTCGCAGCCAACGGAAGATATATTTTTAACCATTCAGAAGCAAAGTAACGGTAAAATCCCAGGCGCCGTTTCTCCCGCGTCACGGTTCACGGTTGCAGTGGCGCGCCATGATTGGCTGCACGCTTATCCAGGCGACGACGCGTGACGACCGTGTCGGAGTATTTGAAGAACCACCGCCCCCACGCCGGGAGCTATTCGCCCCTCCATATCATATCGCCCGAGACTCTGTCATCGGAGCCACCTTTTCTTCTCTAGTCCGTCAGAGCCCTAGATTTTCTCCAAAAACAATCTAATCGCTCTTCGTCGGGATCCCTCGCCTGCTCGTGCTCCGATCGCCTTCCCAGAAATGGTTCGGCCTTTTCCCGATCgttgctttctttgatgctaAACTTTTgctgttttcttcttgttttctctTAGTTTTCTTTGATTTTGGTATTTTATGCGTTCGATCTACGGTGATGGTTTTGGTAGTTGGTTGCTGGTCGTTCTTGCTTGCATTTTTGAGGCGATGATCGAGTTTTGCCGTTCTTGATCGCTTGATGTCCCTCAGTTGTGGGCGCTAGGGATGGTGGGGTAGTTCTGATCTGGTTTACTGGTGTTTGATTAGTATAGTCGTCTGATTCATTATTTGGTTATGTGGATTTGGTGTTCTTCGTTTAACATTTCTTTAATGGTTTAggattcagcaaagtttcagtATTGGAGTGGTTAGGCTTTGTGGATCTTCTTGAATATGTCGGgttgtttcttattttttctcttctttgcaatattttgtaTTCATGATTCCGGTCCAGGGATCTGCGTGTGATGACGTGTTCTGTGCGGTAGAGGCATTTTGTGGCTTTCTGTTATTCAGTAACTTTTTAGAGTCAGATCAGATCTATGGTTGTTTGTTATATAATTTTGTATCACTGAGAAAATTAAGTTGATCAGGGTCTAGCCGGTTGATTATTCTTGGATGCTTAGGTTTCTTATTGCTAAATTGTGAATTGTGCTTATGCTCCCTCTTAAGTTCATTAAGTTTTTGATACATAATAGCTATagagtttgattgattttttaTTGTCTACATGCATTGTGATTAGACATAATGTCTAGCTTAGTTTGGGATCTATGAGTTAGTATGTTTCACGAGAATCATGGCTTTTTATTTACCTATGCCAAATGATGCATATAGGCCAATGCAGCATCAGGAATGGCTGTGAATGATGATTGCAAGCTGAAATTCTTGGAGTTGAAGGCCAAGAGAACTCACCGTTTCATAATCTTTAAGATTGACGAGAAACTGAAGCAGGTAATTGTGGAGAAGGTTGGTGAACCCACTATGAGCTATGAGGATTTCACTGCCGCCCTTCCTGCAGATGAATGCAGATATGCGATCTATGACTTTGATTTTGTTACTGAGGAGAACTGCCAGAAAAGCAAGATCTTCTTCATTGCATGGTAATCTTGTCTTTTGATTAGTCTTGGCATAACCTTTTGCCTGTAGATGACATTCATTCTTTCCCATTTATGAAGGTCACCTGACACTTCAAGAGTGAGAAGTAAGATGCTTTATGCCAGCTCAAAGGACAGATTTAAGAGGGAGTTAGATGGTATCCAGGTTGAACTGCAAGCAACTGATCCAACTGAGATGGGACTGGATGTCATTCGAGGCCGTGCCACTTGATTAGCATTACCAGGTTCTGCAATGGAGACTACCTCCTCGTAGTCTGGTTGCTTAAGTGAAATGTTTAGAATTGCTTGGGATGGTGAAGTTGCTAGATATTATGTGGGCTTGCTGTTCGGGTTATTATATTGCAATGATCTTTGTCCTCCAAAACACTGTTGATTCTGGGTATACCATATGAATTGTTATTTTGTGGCTTTTATATGATGACTATTTTCTTGTAGAGGGATATCTACAAGCTAATGATACGTAACAGTTTGTGGGGGTAACTGGGTAGGCAGAACCTTTGTTTCATTTGAAATGGATGCTTGACCAATTTAGTGTTATTTCGGTTTTGATTGCAGTTCTTGTGAGCTTTGTAAATTTCCATCACACCTTTCTACTACTTTAGAATCAATGTCacatgttcattttttttttttccttttattttctgtAAATTGTGATAGTATCATCAGTAGGGATTTTTCTTGCTAGTTCAAGCAGAATCAAgggccttcttttttttttttttgtggtgtctgtgtgtgtggggggggggggaggtagATTTTTCCCCTCATATGCATGATGTAATGCCATTTTTTAAAATCAGAATCTGGCCTCATGATGCATTGATATTTCTAGCATTAGTTTTTGTAAGTCAGAAATCAGAACGAGGGGGCTTAGCAATGATAGTTTGGATGCAGTGTTTTCTGATTTAGGTTCTCTCAGCCACTTGTTTGTCAGTATCTTGATTCATGTCATGTTGATTGtctttatatttgaaatttgcttCATGACTGTTGGCGTTGTTGTTTAATCTTTGAAAAGGTTTCACTCTATGATGTTCAGTCAACATGCAAGATGAGTGTGTAGAAATATAGTTTACAGTGTCAGCAAATTGATCAAAATGGTCAAGCGATTTGTTAAGAATGCCCAAGGAGTTGCTGACATATGTTGTATCTGAGATGTTAGATGATAGCTTACTTTTGGAACCTTTTCAAAATTATTTGAGGATTGCTACATTGTGCTTCTTGACAACATTGTTAATTTTGGATGGTCTATCGCATCCTGCCCAACATTCAAGTTTTGACTACATATATTATGATGAACTTAGTCCAAGTACAACCTGTAGGTATGATTCAAAATATTCTAAATATAAATGGTTATGGGACCTGGGTTAATTGCTTTGTAATAATGGGTGCTACTACATAGAGATTGAAAATAGTAATTCAGAGGCTGTATGGGACTTTTGAGTTTTTCAATCAACTGATTTTGAGCAATTTAGGGCTACCATTGTGATTATGTACCTTACATG
The Phoenix dactylifera cultivar Barhee BC4 chromosome 3, palm_55x_up_171113_PBpolish2nd_filt_p, whole genome shotgun sequence DNA segment above includes these coding regions:
- the LOC103705950 gene encoding actin-depolymerizing factor 7-like encodes the protein MANAASGMAVNDDCKLKFLELKAKRTHRFIIFKIDEKLKQVIVEKVGEPTMSYEDFTAALPADECRYAIYDFDFVTEENCQKSKIFFIAWSPDTSRVRSKMLYASSKDRFKRELDGIQVELQATDPTEMGLDVIRGRAT